A single window of Sander lucioperca isolate FBNREF2018 chromosome 22, SLUC_FBN_1.2, whole genome shotgun sequence DNA harbors:
- the ercc4 gene encoding DNA repair endonuclease XPF, which produces MCNFKTLNNQMRAPHCCLSLDFCRFLVTFITGSKRKFGCFRGSCAANMAGPLLEFETEMFLSLFGCDGLLVVAEGMGIDRILLQFMRVYSEQGSLVLLLNTTTPEQEYFTEQLRAEGVTHLPRTVTSDVQSTERYNVYTEGGVLFVTSRILVVDFLTDRIPAHLISGILVYRAHKIIESCQEAFILRLFRQKNKTGFIKAFTDKATSFSSGFCQVERVMRNLFVKKLYLWPRFQASVNTALDRHKPDVVELHVSLTPAMRAIQSSILDIMSACLKELKRYNPTLEAEDLSVENTLGNAFEKTIRHYLDPLWHQLGAKTKALVQDLKVLRVLLLYLTQYDCVTFLNLLESLRSSQKIFGSNSGWLFLDSSTSMFMNARGRVYRIPESKKKLKVGAEAEKPKSSSALEVKRELVLEKSPKWDALTEVLQEIEKENKSSEDEPGRVLICASDDRTCAQLQQYIRRGSDWMLNRLYARTIGKRDSAAAAAFALDLHKKGNGWPKKGAKGKEPAQKKPTKSTKSKKRPSLTLTQMVGKEEMDEAAAMGSSGDEDELMGEDGGEEEQLKLDLSSDAYYGVLKEPLTVIHPLKGLTDPHSLTRVLHEVEPGFVVLYDAELSFVRQLEIYKASRPGKALRVYFLIYGGSTEEQKYLTALSKEKKAFEHLIREKATMVVPEEREGREDTNLDLARNLEPANATTNTRKAGGQEQPKEPSRVIVDMREFRSELPSLLHRRGLDIEPVTLEVGDYILTPETCVERKSVSDLIGSLQSGRLYTQCLSMTRYYKKPVLLIEFDPAKPFSLTARSDYRHEISSNDISSKLTLLTLHFPRLRILWCPSPHATAELFLELKKGRSEPDAAAAQAVTAESDMVAESADLYNPGPYDFLLKMPGVNTKNYRVLVKNADSLADLAKLSQDKLAEILGNASNAKLLYEFLHNVADVPAPVQKAKQTR; this is translated from the exons ATGTGCAACTTCAAAACATTGAATAACCAGATGCGAGCACCCCACTGTTGTCTCTCGCTAGACTTCTGTCGCTTTTTGGTGACTTTTATCACTGGGAGTAAGAGAAAATTTGGTTGTTTTCGTGGTTCTTGTGCCGCCAACATGGCGGGGCCGCTGCTGGAGTTTGAGACTGAGATGTTTCTGAGTCTGTTCGGCTGTGACGGGCTGCTAGTGGTAGCGGAGGGGATGGGGATAGACCGCATCCTGCTGCAGTTCATGCGGGTTTACTCGGAGCAGGGCAGCCTGGTCCTTCTGCTCAACACAACCACACCAGAACAG GAATATTTCACGGAGCAGTTGCGAGCGGAGGGTGTGACCCACCTACCCAGGACAGTGACCAGCGACGTGCAGAGCACTGAGCGCTATAATGTTTACACTGAAGGAGGAGTGCTGTTCGTCACCAGCAGAATCCTGGTGGTCGACTTCCTCACTGACCGCATCCCCGCTCATCTCATATCAG GCATCCTGGTGTATCGTGCTCATAAAATCATTGAATCGTGTCAGGAGGCCTTCATCCTTCGTCTGTTCAGACAGAAGAACAAGACAGGCTTCATTAAAGCCTTCACTGACAAGGCCACGTCCTTCTCCTCGGGCTTCTGCCAGGTGGAGCGTGTGATGAGGAACCTCTTCGTCAAGAAGCTCTACCTGTGGCCCAG GTTTCAAGCATCAGTAAACACAGCGCTGGACAGGCACAAGCCCGACGTGGTAGAGCTCCATGTGTCACTGACGCCGGCTATGAGGGCCATCCAGAGCTCCATCCTGGATATCATGAGCGCCTGTCTGAAGGAGCTGAAACGCTACAACCCCACCCTGGAGGCCGAGGACCTCTCCGTGGAGAACACGCTCGGCAACGCCTTTGAAAAG ACCATCCGTCACTACCTGGACCCCTTGTGGCACCAGCTGGGAGCAAAGACCAAGGCCCTGGTCCAGGACCTGAAAGTGCTGAGGGTTCTCCTGCTCTACCTCACCCAGTACGACTGCGTCACCTTCCTCAATCTGCTCGAGTCGCTGCGCTCCAGCCAAAAGATCTTTGGATCCAATTCAG GGTGGTTGTTCCTCGACTCCAGTACCTCCATGTTTATGAATGCCAGAGGTAGAGTGTACCGCATCCCTGAGAGCAAGAAGAAACTCAAAGTGGGAGCGGAGGCAGAGAAACCGAAGTCGTCCTCTGCCTTAG AGGTGAAGCGAGAACTGGTGCTGGAAAAGAGCCCAAAGTGGGATGCTCTGACGGAGGTACTGCAGGAGATTGAGAAGGAGAACAAGAGCTCCGAAGATGAACCAG GTCGTGTGCTGATCTGTGCCAGTGATGACAGGACTTGTGCCCAGCTGCAGCAGTACATCAGGCGCGGCTCTGACTGGATGCTTAACCGACTATATGCCCGCACAATCGGTAAACGGGACTCTGCTGCAGCCGCTGCCTTTGCACTTGACTTGCACAAAAAGGGCAACGGCTGGCCTAAAAAAGGAGCCAAGGGAAAGGAGCCTGCACAGAAAAAACCCACAAAGTCCACAAAGAGTAAAAAAAGGCCATCCCTGACCCTGACCCAGATGGTGGGGAAAGAGGAGATGGATGAAGCAGCTGCGATGGGAAGCAGTGGAGATGAGGATGAACTGATGGGGGAGGACGGAGGGGAGGAAGAACAGCTGAAGCTGGATTTGTCATCGGATGCCTACTATGGCGTCCTAAAGGAGCCGCTGACTGTCATCCACCCACTGAAAGGCCTCACTGACCCCCACAGCTTGACGCGGGTGCTGCATGAGGTGGAGCCCGGTTTCGTGGTGCTGTACGACGCTGAACTCAGTTTCGTCCGCCAGCTGGAGATCTACAAAGCTAGCCGGCCCGGAAAGGCACTGAGGGTGTATTTCCTCATCTACGGAGGCTCGACAGAAGAACAGAAGTACCTGACGGCGCTGTCTAAGGAAAAGAAAGCTTTTGAACACCTGATCAG gGAAAAGGCTACTATGGTCGTcccagaggagagggaggggcgAGAAGACACCAACCTGGACCTTGCTAGAAATTTAGAGCCTGCCAATGCCACCACTAACACCCGCAAAGCAG GAGGCCAGGAGCAGCCCAAAGAGCCCTCACGAGTCATCGTGGACATGAGGGAGTTCCGCAGtgaactgccctccttgctgcaCCGCCGTGGGCTGGACATCGAGCCTGTCACCCTAGAAGTAGGTGACTACATCCTGACCCCGGAGACATGCGTCGAGCGCAAGAGCGTCAGTGATCTGATTGGCTCGTTGCAGAGCGGCCGCCTCTACACCCAGTGTCTCTCCATGACCCGCTACTACAAAAAACCAGTGCTTCTCATTGAGTTTGACCCAGCAAAACCGTTTTCCTTAACGGCCCGGTCAGATTACCGTCATGAGATATCGTCCAATGATATTTCTTCAAAACTCACCTTACTCACCTTGCATTTCCCCCGGCTCCGTATACTCTGGTGCCCTTCCCCACATGCCACTGCTGAGCTCTTCCTGGAACTGAAGAAAGGTCGCTCTGAACCCGATGCTGCAGCAGCTCAGGCAGTCACAGCCGAGTCAGACATGGTGGCTGAATCGGCAGACCTCTACAACCCCGGACCTTACGACTTCCTGTTGAAAATGCCTGGGGTCAATACAAAAAACTATCGTGTTCTTGTAAAAAATGCAGACAGTCTGGCAGATTTGGCCAAACTCAGTCAGGACAAGCTAGCAGAAATACTCGGGAATGCAAGCAACGCTAAGTTGCTGTATGAGTTTCTGCATAATGTTGCTGATGTTCCTGCTCCTGTGCAGAAGGCCAAACAGACACGATAG